The Mus musculus strain C57BL/6J chromosome 2, GRCm38.p6 C57BL/6J genome has a window encoding:
- the Olfr988 gene encoding olfactory receptor 988: MEQSNDTKVTEFILLGFSGQHKSWHILFIIFLMIYVVTLMGNIGMIVLIKIDSSLHTPMYFFLQHLAFVDLCYTSAITPKMLKNFIETKASISIMGCMLQLLAYGTFATIDSFILAAMAVDRYVAICNPLRYPIVMSQRLCILLLVGSYTMGFLNASVNTSFTFSLKFCKSNAINHFFCDEPPILALSCSSIDFSIMLLTVFVGFNLVSTVLVVIFSYTYVLSAILRMSSAAGRKKAFSTCASHLTAVTIFYGTLAYMYLHPHTNDSQEQEKAASVFYGIIIPMLNPLIYSLRNQDVIEAFKKIVKKCL, from the coding sequence aTGGAACAAAGTAATGACACCAAAGTGACTGAATTCATTCTTCTGGGATTTTCCGGACAGCACAAATCTTGGCACATTCTGTTCATAATATTTCTAATGATCTATGTTGTCACACTCATGGGTAACATTGGAATGATCGTACTCATCAAAATTGATTCTTCTCTCCACACTCCCATGTACTTTTTCCTTCAACATCTAGCCTTTGTTGATCTCTGCTATACCTCAGCTATTACTCCCAAGATGTTAAAAAACTTCATAGAGACAAAAGCATCCATCTCCATCATGGGATGTATGTTACAGCTACTAGCCTATGGTACTTTTGCAACCATTGACTCCTTCATCTTAGCTGCTATGGCTGtggaccgctatgtggccatctgtaacCCACTGCGCTATCCCATAGTCATGTCCCAGAGACTGTGCATTCTGCTGCTGGTGGGTTCTTATACCATGGGCTTCCTAAATGCTTCTGTAAACACAAGTTTTACATTCTCACTGAAATTCTGCAAATCCAATGCCATTAATCACTTTTTCTGCGATGAGCCACCCATTCTTGCCCTATCATGCTCCAGTATTGACTTCAGTATCATGTTACTGACAGTTTTTGTGGGGTTCAACCTAGTGAGCACTGTACTTGTTGTCATCTTTTCCTACACATATGTCTTGTCTGCCATCCTAAGGATGTCTTCTGCTGCAGGAAGGAAAAAGGCCTTCTCCACATGTGCTTCCCACTTGACTGCAGTCACCATTTTCTATGGGACTCTCGCCTACATGTATCTACACCCTCATACCAATGACTCTCAAGAGCAAGAAAAGGCAGCTTCTGTATTTTATGGCATAATTATTCCCATGTTGAACCCCTTGATCTATAGTCTGAGAAACCAAGATGTAATAGAAGCCTTCAAAAAGATAGTGAAGAAATGCTTATAA